A window of Microcystis aeruginosa FD4 contains these coding sequences:
- a CDS encoding ScyD/ScyE family protein yields the protein MLKKLLTVAVGTALTIFGVGGPLQAANLQIIASGLESPRGLTFGPDGALYVTEAGRGGAGPCIPAPGAGPNGPVVCYGNTGAITRIKNGTSERIVTGLPSIALPIPEFSTAIDATGIHDIQFDSTGRAYAVFGLGSSPEQRDQVLNVPEFGQLIAIDNLNGQVSLTTLADLAEYEGLFNPDNNNSGFFNPYNDGIDSNPYAFLIKDDTAYIVDAAGNDFFRAKTDGSELTLLSVFPERPITDPFTGETIAMQSVPTSVAIGPDGAFYISELTGFPSPENAARIFRLGTDNKPEVYADGFTQIIDIAFDDQGGLYVLEYATRSLYFDISPGLLSYIDPKGNRKSIISDGLLFPTALAIGPDGDIYISNLGYIPGQGQVVRVQVSVPEPSSVTGLLIFGIFGGVSLLLRQRK from the coding sequence ATGCTCAAAAAATTATTGACAGTTGCTGTAGGAACAGCCTTAACGATATTCGGAGTTGGCGGCCCCTTACAGGCGGCTAACTTGCAAATAATCGCCAGTGGACTTGAAAGTCCACGAGGTCTCACCTTTGGTCCCGATGGAGCCTTATATGTTACAGAAGCAGGTAGAGGAGGCGCAGGCCCCTGTATTCCCGCACCGGGAGCCGGACCTAACGGACCAGTAGTTTGTTATGGTAACACTGGTGCGATAACCCGCATTAAAAATGGTACATCTGAACGCATTGTTACCGGTCTTCCGTCTATTGCTTTACCAATTCCAGAATTCTCTACTGCTATTGATGCGACCGGAATCCATGATATACAATTTGACTCCACTGGAAGAGCTTATGCCGTTTTTGGTTTGGGGTCTTCTCCAGAACAACGGGATCAAGTACTTAATGTTCCTGAATTTGGACAACTGATCGCCATTGATAATCTCAATGGACAGGTTTCTCTGACAACGTTAGCAGACCTAGCTGAGTATGAAGGGTTGTTTAATCCCGATAATAATAATTCGGGCTTTTTTAATCCCTATAACGATGGCATTGATAGCAATCCCTATGCTTTTTTAATTAAAGATGACACTGCTTATATCGTCGATGCGGCCGGGAACGATTTTTTTAGAGCTAAAACTGATGGTAGCGAACTTACTCTCTTGTCTGTCTTTCCTGAACGTCCGATAACTGACCCCTTTACTGGAGAAACCATTGCCATGCAATCAGTTCCTACCAGTGTGGCTATTGGGCCTGATGGAGCTTTTTATATCTCAGAATTGACGGGATTTCCTTCTCCAGAAAATGCGGCACGTATTTTTCGCTTGGGGACTGATAATAAACCAGAAGTGTATGCTGATGGCTTCACCCAAATAATTGATATTGCCTTTGATGATCAAGGAGGCTTGTATGTCCTAGAATATGCCACTCGCTCATTATATTTTGATATTAGTCCAGGTCTTTTAAGCTATATAGACCCCAAGGGAAATCGCAAATCCATCATCAGTGATGGACTACTTTTCCCGACGGCTTTAGCAATTGGCCCTGATGGTGATATCTATATCTCTAATCTAGGTTACATTCCAGGACAGGGTCAAGTTGTTCGTGTTCAGGTTTCAGTCCCCGAACCTAGTTCTGTAACAGGACTGCTAATTTTTGGCATTTTTGGTGGAGTTTCATTGCTGTTACGCCAACGGAAATAA